One genomic window of Candidatus Aminicenantes bacterium includes the following:
- a CDS encoding PIN domain-containing protein, whose protein sequence is MSVFIDTSAFFALLSISDSHHGEAGRIWARLLEAQTEMHTHNYIVVETVSLIQRRFGFKAAEAFLVSLPGVVRVHWIDEDLHRRAEGAFRTAGRKTLSLVDCASFEVMRSRSIETAFAFDEHFMEHGFAVLKA, encoded by the coding sequence ACGTCCGCTTTCTTTGCCCTGCTCAGCATTTCCGATTCGCATCACGGGGAAGCCGGACGGATCTGGGCGAGACTCCTCGAAGCTCAAACGGAGATGCACACTCACAATTATATCGTCGTGGAGACGGTTTCCCTGATCCAAAGACGATTCGGTTTCAAAGCCGCGGAGGCGTTCCTCGTTTCGCTGCCGGGAGTCGTCCGAGTCCATTGGATCGACGAGGATCTTCATCGTCGAGCGGAAGGGGCGTTCCGGACGGCTGGGCGCAAAACGCTGAGCTTAGTCGATTGTGCAAGCTTCGAGGTGATGCGTAGCCGATCGATCGAGACGGCCTTCGCCTTCGACGAACACTTCATGGAACACGGATTCGCGGTCCTGAAAGCCTGA